The Populus alba chromosome 4, ASM523922v2, whole genome shotgun sequence genome contains a region encoding:
- the LOC118049576 gene encoding uncharacterized protein, translated as MEKMKRNVSEKMMLKKQIKNKKGDDKKNRFLVSVSFLGSAGPIRFVVNGDDLVSGVIDTALKTYARAGRLPVLGLDVNKFFLYCTNPASDALNPREPIGSQEGRNFVLCKKQLQPQMTEMRSDMVAKKPSGWKALKTAFLPIWGLVGT; from the exons ATGGAAAAGATGAAGAGAAATGTGAGCGAgaaaatgatgttaaaaaagCAGATAAAGAATAAGAAAGGTGATGACAAGAAGAATAGGTTCTTGGTAAGTGTCAGTTTTCTTGGGAGTGCAGGGCCTATAAGGTTTGTGGTTAATGGGGATGATCTTGTTTCTGGGGTCATTGACACTGCTTTGAAGACGTATGCCCGTGCAGGCCGGCTCCCTGTTCTTGGCTTAGATGTCAATAAATTCTTCCTCTACTGTACTAATCCAGCTTCAGATG cGTTGAATCCACGGGAGCCAATAGGTTCCCAAGAGGGAAGGAATTTTGTGCTGTGCAAGAAACAGCTGCAACCACAGATGACAGAAATGAGATCAGACATGGTAGCAAAAAAACCATCTGGGTGGAAGGCATTGAAGACTGCATTTCTTCCCATATGGGGATTGGTTGGTACTTGA
- the LOC118048802 gene encoding DELLA protein GAI: MKRDHQETIGGGIGNRGESSSSSMETGKGKSWVEDDQDAGGMDELLAVLGYKIKSSDMADVAQKLEQLEMALGSEDGISHLASDTVHYNPSDLSGWVQSMLSEFNNLPSNDLDSSILLSNNRDSLLGQPSTITPLDFPSNSQSKVFADDSEYDLRAIPGVAAYPQQELDKSNDRKRMKLNPIGSDIATAPSVNSLQSPTASPASSSSPQAMAVSGTLSESTRPVVLVDSQETGVRLVHTLLGCAEAIQQENLKLADALVKQIGLLAASQTGAMRKVATYFAEALARRIYKIFPQDYCLDSSCSDTLEMHFYETCPYLKFAHFTANQAILEAFENASRVHVIDFGLKQGMQWPALMQALALRPGGPPAFRLTGIGPPQPDNTDALQQVGWKLAQLAETIGVEFKFRGFVANSLADLDAEMLGLLPPEVEAVAVNSVFELHRLLGRPGGIDKVLGSIKAMRPKIVTIVEQEANHNGPVFLDRFTEALHYYSTLFDSLEGSGLTPPSQDLAMSELYLGRHICNVVACEGADRVERHETLAQWRTRFDSAGFDPVHLGSNAFKQASMLLALFAGGDGYRVEENNGCLMLGWHTRPLIATSAWQLAAGDSQQ, translated from the coding sequence atgaagagagatCATCAAGAAACCATTGGTGGTGGTATTGGAAACAGAGGtgaatcttcttcttcatcaatgGAAACTGGGAAAGGAAAATCATGGGTTGAAGATGATCAAGATGCGGGTGGCATGGATGAATTACTTGCTGTTTTGGGTTACAAAATCAAGTCTTCAGATATGGCTGATGTAGCTCAAAAGCTTGAACAACTAGAGATGGCTTTGGGTTCTGAAGATGGAATTTCTCATCTTGCTTCTGATACTGTTCACTATAACCCTTCAGATCTCTCTGGTTGGGTTCAAAGTATGCTTTCTGAATTCAACAATCTACCTTCTAATGATCTTGATTCATCTATTCTTCTTTCCAATAATCGAGATTCACTCCTTGGACAACCTTCCACTATCACCCCCTTAGATTTCCCCAGTAATTCTCAATCTAAAGTATTCGCTGACGACTCTGAATATGATCTCAGAGCAATCCCTGGAGTTGCTGCCTATCCACAACAAGAACTCGATAAGAGTAACGACAGGAAGCGAATGAAGCTCAATCCAATTGGGTCTGATATTGCGACGGCACCTTCTGTGAATTCCTTACAATCTCCCACTGCATCTCCcgcttcttcttcatctccgcAAGCAATGGCAGTTTCAGGTACTTTGTCAGAGTCCACAAGACCTGTAGTCCTGGTTGACTCACAGGAAACTGGAGTCCGTCTTGTCCACACACTTTTGGGTTGTGCAGAGGCAATTCAGCAAGAGAATCTTAAACTTGCTGATGCCCTTGTTAAACAGATAGGACTACTTGCAGCATCTCAAACTGGGGCTATGAGAAAAGTTGCAACTTACTTCGCTGAAGCTTTAGCTCGTCGAATTTACAAGATTTTCCCTCAAGATTACTGTCTCGATTCTTCATGTTCAGATACTTTAGAGATGCATTTCTACGAAACTTGCCCTTATCTCAAGTTCGCACATTTCACTGCTAATCAAGCCATTCTTGAAGCTTTCGAGAATGCAAGTCGAGTCCACGTTATCGATTTTGGTTTAAAACAGGGAATGCAATGGCCGGCGTTAATGCAAGCGCTTGCATTAAGGCCTGGTGGTCCGCCAGCGTTTCGGTTGACGGGGATCGGGCCGCCGCAGCCTGATAACACAGATGCTTTGCAGCAAGTGGGGTGGAAGCTGGCACAATTGGCTGAAACTATTGGAGTAGAGTTCAAGTTTCGCGGATTCGTAGCAAACTCTCTGGCGGATCTTGATGCGGAGATGCTCGGCCTCCTCCCTCCAGAGGTGGAGGCAGTGGCTGTTAACTCAGTTTTTGAGCTGCATCGCTTGTTGGGCCGGCCGGGTGGCATCGACAAGGTTCTCGGGTCTATCAAGGCCATGAGACCTAAAATTGTGACGATTGTTGAACAAGAAGCAAACCACAACGGTCCGGTTTTTCTAGACCGGTTCACAGAGGCCTTACATTATTACTCGACTTTGTTTGACTCTCTCGAAGGGTCCGGTTTGACTCCACCGAGTCAGGACCTGGCTATGTCCGAGCTGTACTTAGGGAGGCATATTTGTAATGTGGTGGCATGCGAAGGGGCTGACCGAGTTGAGCGACACGAGACGTTGGCTCAGTGGAGAACTCGGTTTGATTCGGCTGGGTTTGACCCGGTTCATCTTGGGTCGAATGCCTTTAAACAAGCTAGTATGTTGTTGGCCCTCTTTGCCGGTGGTGACGGGTATAGGGTGGAGGAGAATAATGGCTGTCTCATGCTTGGGTGGCATACAAGGCCACTAATTGCCACCTCGGCGTGGCAGCTCGCCGCTGGTGATTCACAACAATGA